A single region of the Mycobacterium avium subsp. avium genome encodes:
- a CDS encoding glutathione peroxidase: MTVKNIPLTTLDGRPTTLAELSDGATLVVNVASKCGLTPQYTALEKLAEDYAARGLTVVGVPCNQFMGQEPGTPEEIREFCSTNYGVTFPLLAKTDVNGDDRHPLYAELTKAADSDGRAGDIQWNFEKFLISPDGEVVRRFRPRTEPDAPEVISAIEAVLPR, encoded by the coding sequence GTGACTGTGAAAAACATCCCGCTGACCACACTCGACGGCCGGCCCACCACGCTGGCCGAATTGTCCGACGGCGCAACGCTGGTCGTCAACGTCGCCTCCAAATGCGGGCTGACTCCGCAATACACGGCCCTGGAGAAGCTGGCCGAGGACTACGCCGCGCGCGGCCTGACCGTCGTGGGGGTGCCGTGCAACCAGTTCATGGGTCAGGAGCCCGGCACGCCCGAGGAGATCCGGGAGTTCTGCTCGACCAACTACGGTGTGACGTTCCCGCTGCTGGCCAAGACCGACGTCAACGGCGACGACCGGCACCCGCTGTACGCCGAGCTGACCAAGGCCGCCGACTCCGACGGCCGGGCCGGGGACATCCAGTGGAACTTCGAGAAGTTCCTCATCTCCCCCGACGGTGAGGTGGTGCGCCGCTTCCGGCCCCGCACCGAACCCGACGCGCCCGAGGTGATCAGCGCCATCGAGGCCGTGCTGCCCCGCTAG